A genome region from Aurantiacibacter sp. MUD61 includes the following:
- a CDS encoding DUF2332 domain-containing protein: MAAAKGSDGAIMEISSVEEAIAWQADHADEAGAPNTARMVRALLAVLQTDTTIARRLGSWHGLTLEDAVPLRIAAGFHWLFLTGEEPRLGEIYQGLMTDQGQVDALVSETAQKFDHVLLPWFDSPPQTNEAGRSASVMAALMWLSGKLGPKFALHEIGASAGINTMMGRFAFGLGGVQAGPSLGSLKLVPEWRGDAPPANPVEIVDAKGCDVAPVDLTDEAQALRLKAYIWPEATERMARLDTAISLAERMPPEIARQDAGAFVTEMLAAPQDEGITRVLFHTIMWQYLPEVTREAITQAMEEAGSAATAEKPLAWISLETNRKTFRHELRVRYWPGGEGTNLLAEAHPHGAWVEWKG, translated from the coding sequence ATGGCCGCAGCAAAAGGCAGTGATGGCGCGATTATGGAAATCAGCAGTGTAGAAGAAGCGATTGCGTGGCAGGCCGACCATGCCGATGAAGCAGGCGCGCCCAACACTGCCCGCATGGTTCGCGCCCTCCTCGCGGTGCTGCAGACCGACACGACAATTGCGCGGCGGCTGGGCAGTTGGCACGGTCTTACGCTGGAAGACGCGGTGCCCTTGCGCATCGCTGCAGGTTTTCACTGGCTGTTTCTTACCGGCGAAGAGCCGCGGCTGGGCGAGATCTACCAAGGTTTGATGACCGATCAGGGGCAGGTGGATGCGCTGGTTTCAGAGACCGCACAGAAATTCGATCACGTATTGCTGCCATGGTTCGACAGCCCTCCGCAGACCAATGAAGCGGGCCGTTCTGCCAGCGTGATGGCGGCATTGATGTGGTTATCGGGAAAGCTCGGCCCCAAATTCGCGCTGCACGAAATCGGCGCGAGCGCTGGCATCAACACGATGATGGGACGCTTCGCCTTCGGCCTTGGCGGCGTGCAGGCTGGGCCTTCGCTCGGCTCGCTCAAGCTGGTGCCTGAATGGCGCGGTGATGCGCCGCCCGCCAATCCCGTCGAGATCGTCGATGCGAAGGGCTGCGATGTCGCGCCGGTGGACCTGACCGATGAAGCGCAGGCGCTACGCCTGAAAGCCTATATCTGGCCAGAGGCGACCGAGCGGATGGCGCGGCTCGACACGGCAATTTCGCTTGCGGAGCGGATGCCGCCAGAGATTGCGCGGCAGGATGCGGGTGCATTCGTGACAGAAATGCTCGCCGCCCCGCAGGATGAAGGCATCACCCGCGTGCTGTTCCACACGATCATGTGGCAATATCTGCCTGAGGTAACGCGCGAGGCGATTACGCAGGCTATGGAAGAGGCGGGATCGGCTGCGACGGCGGAAAAGCCGCTGGCGTGGATCAGCTTGGAAACCAATCGCAAGACTTTCCGCCACGAATTGCGCGTGCGCTATTGGCCAGGCGGCGAAGGGACCAATTTGCTGGCGGAGGCGCACCCACATGGCGCGTGGGTGGAGTGGAAGGGCTAA
- a CDS encoding alpha/beta fold hydrolase, with translation MSDLTPVKLPNGITLDVWDSGPEDAPALIFLHGFPENHRTWRHQIEHLNTSFRCIAPDQRGYGNSSKPEGVEHYDAQSLIGDIFALAKELGVAKFTIIGHDWGGALAWGVAAFGQAMGVVERLVIANAPHPAIFQRLLFEDEAQRAASQYMRTFRDPAHDGVIREAGLVGLLQSALSWENRPAYAPEEMAKLAAQWANPDNAFAMLNWYRASGIAVPPMEEPFGLPKGYSDPPFPPLTLPTLVIWGTGDEALLPANLDRLDDWVQDLTIARVEGAGHFIPWEAPEPVNAALDEFLGG, from the coding sequence ATGTCCGATCTGACGCCAGTCAAGCTCCCGAACGGTATCACGCTGGATGTCTGGGATAGCGGCCCGGAAGATGCGCCTGCGCTCATCTTCCTGCACGGTTTCCCGGAAAACCACCGCACGTGGCGGCATCAGATCGAGCATCTCAACACCAGTTTTCGCTGCATCGCGCCGGATCAGCGCGGCTACGGCAATTCGTCGAAGCCCGAAGGCGTGGAACATTACGACGCGCAATCGCTGATCGGCGATATCTTTGCGCTCGCGAAGGAGCTGGGCGTCGCGAAATTCACGATCATTGGCCATGATTGGGGCGGCGCGCTCGCTTGGGGCGTTGCCGCATTCGGCCAGGCGATGGGCGTTGTCGAGCGGCTCGTGATCGCCAATGCGCCGCATCCCGCGATCTTCCAGCGCCTGCTGTTCGAAGACGAGGCGCAGCGCGCTGCCAGCCAGTATATGCGGACCTTCCGCGATCCTGCGCATGACGGCGTAATCCGCGAAGCCGGTCTTGTCGGATTGTTGCAGAGCGCGCTCAGCTGGGAAAACCGCCCGGCTTACGCGCCGGAAGAAATGGCTAAACTGGCGGCGCAGTGGGCCAATCCGGACAATGCCTTTGCCATGCTGAATTGGTACCGCGCGAGCGGTATCGCCGTGCCGCCGATGGAAGAGCCCTTCGGCCTGCCCAAGGGCTACAGCGATCCGCCCTTCCCGCCGCTGACCCTCCCGACGCTGGTCATCTGGGGCACGGGCGATGAAGCGCTGCTACCGGCCAATCTGGATAGGCTGGACGACTGGGTGCAGGATTTGACTATCGCGCGCGTCGAAGGCGCGGGTCATTTCATTCCGTGGGAAGCTCCGGAGCCGGTGAACGCCGCGCTGGACGAATTCCTCGGGGGTTAG
- a CDS encoding FKBP-type peptidyl-prolyl cis-trans isomerase, which translates to MKNALLPIAALFIANPAIAQDTSAAPVPGSPGTIEWHNAQQQALHSLSAEDGWYRLDGGVMFRRTAGDGSGPAPEVSDEITIHYTGTFPDGEVFDSSVERGEPATFPLSRLITGWQIAIPYMGVGDTAEIVIPATSAYGLQGRGPIPGGATLLFTIELLGIPSEGV; encoded by the coding sequence ATGAAAAACGCATTGCTCCCCATCGCCGCCCTTTTCATCGCCAACCCCGCCATCGCGCAGGATACATCTGCCGCGCCCGTACCCGGCTCCCCGGGAACGATCGAATGGCACAACGCACAGCAACAGGCCCTGCATTCGCTTTCGGCTGAAGATGGCTGGTATCGGCTCGATGGCGGCGTGATGTTTCGGCGCACTGCAGGCGATGGCTCCGGCCCCGCGCCTGAAGTCTCTGACGAGATTACCATCCATTACACAGGCACCTTTCCTGACGGCGAGGTGTTCGACAGTTCGGTCGAGCGCGGCGAGCCCGCCACCTTCCCGCTGTCCCGCCTCATCACCGGATGGCAGATCGCCATTCCATACATGGGCGTGGGCGATACGGCGGAAATCGTCATCCCCGCGACCAGCGCCTACGGACTGCAGGGGCGCGGGCCCATTCCCGGCGGCGCAACGCTTCTGTTCACGATCGAACTGCTTGGCATCCCCAGCGAAGGAGTGTGA
- a CDS encoding pirin family protein, with product MSIIKTVTPVSHDLGEFTVRRAVPSKECRMVGPFVFVDQFGPAQLDLGSGMDVRPHPHINLATVTWLFDGAIDHRDSLGTFSTIRPGTVNLMTAGTGIVHSERSPMVEREKGPSLYGMQTWLALPDGKEEINPAFEAVSDLPWIDGDGARACIIMGELWGERASTTCHAETIYAEIVLQEGGSIPIDAEADERAVMLVGGDASLDGQALKLYDLVVLKPGEAMTLSSRSGARAMLLGGEAFQTKRHVWWNFVSSDRERINQAKEDWREGRFAKVPGDDAEWIPLPDGEPKTVSYP from the coding sequence ATGAGCATTATCAAGACCGTCACGCCCGTTTCTCATGACCTTGGCGAATTTACCGTTCGCCGCGCTGTGCCGAGCAAGGAATGCCGCATGGTCGGCCCCTTCGTGTTCGTCGACCAGTTTGGTCCGGCCCAGCTCGATCTGGGCAGCGGCATGGATGTGCGTCCGCACCCGCATATCAATCTCGCGACCGTAACATGGCTGTTTGATGGTGCGATCGACCATCGCGATAGCCTCGGTACGTTTTCGACTATTCGACCGGGTACGGTGAACTTGATGACTGCCGGAACGGGCATCGTTCATTCCGAGCGCAGCCCTATGGTCGAGCGTGAGAAGGGTCCTTCACTCTACGGCATGCAGACCTGGCTCGCGCTTCCCGATGGCAAGGAAGAAATCAACCCGGCTTTCGAAGCAGTGAGCGATTTGCCGTGGATCGATGGCGATGGCGCGCGTGCCTGCATCATCATGGGCGAGCTGTGGGGCGAGCGGGCCTCCACCACTTGCCACGCCGAGACCATTTACGCCGAGATCGTGCTACAGGAAGGCGGCTCAATCCCCATCGATGCGGAGGCCGACGAACGCGCGGTGATGCTTGTCGGCGGCGACGCCTCGCTCGATGGTCAAGCCTTGAAGCTTTACGATCTCGTCGTGCTCAAACCCGGCGAGGCGATGACGCTTTCGAGCCGCAGCGGCGCGCGTGCGATGCTGCTTGGCGGAGAAGCTTTCCAGACCAAGCGCCATGTGTGGTGGAACTTCGTCAGCAGCGATCGCGAACGTATCAATCAGGCCAAGGAAGACTGGCGCGAAGGCCGCTTCGCCAAGGTGCCGGGTGATGATGCGGAATGGATTCCCCTGCCCGATGGCGAGCCCAAAACTGTGAGCTATCCCTAG
- a CDS encoding glutathione S-transferase, producing MSVELWYWPNIPGRGEFIRLFCEAFQIDYTDMAREQSADALVEHMHGLEGIRPFAPPYIVDGDVTIGQTPLILQYLSDKEGHGSGEMETDLQLLQLQLDIADFVEEVHSVHHPIASELYYADQMDSAFEKAGYFRAQRIPKYLIHFDNAIAANGGPFTLGQQPSHVDTSLFQIMEGLDYMFPNYMKEMQGTWTYLEGLQGAVPEIEGLAEYLASEQRMDFNEDGIFRHYEELDEQ from the coding sequence ATGAGCGTTGAGCTGTGGTATTGGCCGAACATCCCCGGTCGCGGCGAATTCATCCGCCTGTTTTGCGAGGCTTTCCAGATCGACTACACCGACATGGCGCGCGAACAGAGCGCCGATGCGCTGGTCGAGCATATGCATGGCCTTGAGGGCATCCGCCCCTTCGCCCCGCCTTACATCGTCGATGGTGATGTCACGATCGGCCAGACCCCGCTGATCCTGCAATATCTCTCCGACAAGGAGGGGCATGGTTCGGGCGAGATGGAAACCGACCTGCAATTGCTCCAGCTCCAGCTCGACATCGCCGATTTCGTGGAGGAAGTGCACAGCGTCCACCATCCCATCGCGAGCGAACTCTATTATGCTGATCAGATGGACTCAGCTTTTGAGAAGGCCGGCTATTTCCGCGCCCAGCGCATCCCCAAATACCTGATCCATTTCGACAACGCGATCGCTGCCAATGGCGGCCCGTTCACCCTTGGCCAGCAGCCCAGCCATGTCGACACCAGCCTGTTCCAGATCATGGAGGGGCTGGATTATATGTTCCCCAATTACATGAAGGAAATGCAGGGAACGTGGACTTATCTCGAAGGTCTGCAGGGCGCAGTGCCCGAGATAGAAGGGCTCGCCGAGTACCTCGCCAGCGAACAGCGGATGGATTTCAACGAAGACGGCATCTTCCGCCATTATGAGGAACTGGACGAGCAGTAG
- a CDS encoding BolA family protein, with protein sequence MTGPVANEITQLLTHALKPTRLEVINDSAHHAGHSGDDGSGESHFTVIVESPEFEGKNRLARQRMVLAALGNIPGERVHAFAMKCYAPGEAPGGEAP encoded by the coding sequence ATGACCGGACCAGTTGCAAACGAAATCACCCAGCTCCTTACCCATGCTCTCAAGCCCACACGGCTCGAAGTCATCAACGATAGCGCGCATCACGCGGGCCACTCGGGCGATGACGGCAGCGGCGAAAGCCATTTCACAGTCATCGTGGAAAGCCCCGAATTCGAAGGCAAGAACCGCCTCGCCCGCCAGCGCATGGTGCTGGCCGCCCTGGGCAATATTCCGGGCGAGCGGGTCCACGCCTTTGCCATGAAATGCTATGCGCCAGGTGAAGCCCCAGGGGGAGAAGCGCCATGA
- a CDS encoding J domain-containing protein, which produces MRNERFHGRYESEGRVCEHPTCREPGEFRAPGGAGNSFDGPGEWRWFCLEHVREFNAGYDWFEGMSADEIYRAQAPGSGWQTESPAFKPTAGVDGMPRWADFADPLDAIGARAGDIKRAAAGRKHENFSRFTPREREALQIMGLGPKTDRPELRRRYSALVRRYHPDRNGGDRAHEARLQRVVEAYQLLRRAAAFA; this is translated from the coding sequence ATGCGAAACGAGAGATTTCACGGCCGGTATGAGAGCGAGGGAAGGGTGTGCGAGCATCCCACCTGCCGCGAACCCGGAGAATTCCGCGCACCCGGCGGGGCCGGCAACTCATTTGACGGTCCGGGCGAATGGCGCTGGTTCTGCCTCGAGCATGTGCGCGAGTTCAATGCCGGATACGACTGGTTCGAAGGAATGAGCGCGGACGAGATTTACAGGGCGCAGGCCCCCGGCTCGGGCTGGCAGACAGAATCCCCGGCATTTAAACCCACCGCGGGTGTCGATGGCATGCCGCGCTGGGCTGACTTTGCCGATCCACTCGACGCGATCGGCGCGCGGGCGGGGGACATCAAGCGCGCCGCAGCCGGGCGCAAGCATGAGAATTTCAGCCGTTTCACCCCGCGAGAGCGCGAGGCCCTGCAAATCATGGGGCTTGGACCGAAGACGGACAGGCCGGAACTTCGCCGTCGCTATTCGGCACTGGTCCGGCGCTATCACCCCGATCGCAACGGCGGAGACCGCGCGCATGAGGCGCGGCTGCAGCGCGTGGTCGAGGCCTATCAGCTGCTGCGGCGCGCAGCGGCTTTCGCCTGA
- a CDS encoding oxygenase MpaB family protein — MARRPFPDPVEFTRLKLVERVRAAFNDASKGEAPIPPSDEAFFAANTPIRMVHADLVSMMVGGMSALLLQMLHPHALQGVLDFSNFRENMHGRLRRTARFIAVTTYGHRDDAEAAIARVNRIHSKVTGTLPDGSAYEASNPRTLAWVHVTEALMFLEAWLVHVRPEMPLSEQDEYFRQFALIARKLGADPVPETKAEAQAVFRTLRSDLRATPQAREVAELVLEHRPPGAAGTIQPFMANAAVSLLPPFARTMLDLDAPGLSALPSKLVTGALGGTMRWAFQQKPRG; from the coding sequence ATGGCGCGCCGCCCTTTCCCCGATCCGGTCGAATTTACCCGGCTGAAGCTGGTCGAGCGAGTGCGCGCGGCGTTCAACGACGCGTCCAAAGGCGAAGCGCCGATCCCCCCTTCCGATGAAGCGTTCTTCGCCGCCAATACGCCCATTCGCATGGTGCATGCCGATCTCGTCAGCATGATGGTGGGCGGGATGTCCGCGCTGTTGTTGCAGATGCTCCATCCACATGCGCTGCAAGGCGTGCTCGATTTTTCCAATTTTCGTGAGAACATGCACGGCCGCCTTCGCCGCACAGCGCGCTTCATCGCGGTGACGACTTACGGCCACCGTGATGATGCGGAGGCGGCGATTGCGCGGGTCAATCGTATTCATTCGAAGGTGACAGGCACGCTTCCCGATGGGTCCGCCTATGAAGCGAGCAACCCGCGCACGCTGGCCTGGGTGCATGTCACCGAAGCGCTGATGTTTCTCGAAGCATGGCTCGTCCATGTCCGGCCGGAAATGCCGCTTTCCGAACAGGACGAGTATTTCCGGCAGTTTGCTTTAATCGCGCGTAAACTTGGCGCCGATCCGGTGCCGGAAACGAAGGCCGAGGCACAAGCGGTGTTCCGCACCTTGCGGTCTGACCTGCGCGCGACGCCGCAAGCGCGCGAAGTCGCCGAACTGGTGCTGGAGCATCGCCCGCCGGGTGCAGCGGGCACGATCCAGCCGTTTATGGCGAATGCGGCAGTATCGCTTCTGCCGCCCTTTGCGCGCACCATGCTCGATCTCGATGCGCCGGGCCTTTCGGCCCTGCCGTCAAAGCTTGTCACCGGGGCGCTGGGCGGCACGATGCGCTGGGCGTTCCAGCAAAAACCGCGCGGATAG
- a CDS encoding glutathione S-transferase family protein has translation MSSYTLFFNPMSRAMIAKWAFAEAGVEPELVMVEWEKKPQWLLDANPMGKLPTIIHHHQGHDHVVTEAAAICHYLAEMDAPDLLPRPEEKADYFRWLFFASGPAEAAITNRALGWEPKSAKEQMTAGFGSYDRVVDTLDAWFKSHDYVCGDRFTMADVYVGAQVDWGITFGTLAERDSFKAYQERLRSRPTYAAAMNPPDL, from the coding sequence GTGAGCAGCTACACGCTTTTCTTCAACCCGATGAGCCGGGCGATGATTGCCAAATGGGCTTTCGCCGAGGCTGGCGTTGAGCCGGAGCTTGTTATGGTCGAGTGGGAGAAGAAGCCGCAGTGGCTGCTCGATGCCAATCCCATGGGCAAGTTGCCGACGATCATTCACCACCACCAAGGCCATGACCATGTGGTGACCGAGGCTGCAGCGATTTGCCATTATCTGGCGGAAATGGATGCGCCGGACCTTCTACCTCGGCCCGAAGAGAAGGCTGACTATTTCCGCTGGCTGTTCTTCGCATCGGGCCCGGCGGAAGCCGCAATCACCAATAGAGCGCTTGGCTGGGAGCCCAAGAGTGCCAAGGAGCAGATGACCGCAGGTTTCGGAAGCTACGATCGTGTGGTCGACACACTCGATGCGTGGTTCAAATCACACGATTATGTTTGCGGTGACCGCTTCACCATGGCGGATGTCTATGTTGGCGCACAGGTCGACTGGGGGATCACCTTCGGAACCCTGGCAGAGCGCGATAGCTTCAAGGCCTATCAGGAGCGGCTGCGTTCGCGCCCGACCTATGCCGCTGCGATGAACCCGCCTGACCTTTAG
- a CDS encoding VOC family protein, with protein MANQHGDFVWYELMTSDADAAQDFYSGLLGWNYAESGQDGVDYRMFSAGEAQIGGQLQLTPPMVEHGARPAWVGYIRVDDVPAALEKARASGATVLMEGNEVPGVGPFAMLHDPEGAFYYIIDDQSGEESHAFSTHEPKVGHCAWNELMAGDKAAEISFYSNQFGWSVAETMNMGPMGTYDMLKCGADRDFMFGGMMARPPAMPVSMWTFYFRVPDIHAAADYVKDRGGEILNGPMEVPGGDMCINAMDPQGAMFSIIGSPGDKQ; from the coding sequence ATGGCCAACCAACACGGCGATTTTGTCTGGTATGAATTGATGACCAGCGATGCGGACGCGGCGCAGGACTTCTATTCGGGGCTGCTCGGCTGGAATTATGCGGAATCCGGACAAGACGGCGTCGATTATCGGATGTTCTCGGCTGGTGAGGCGCAGATCGGTGGTCAGCTTCAGCTTACGCCGCCCATGGTCGAACATGGCGCACGCCCGGCCTGGGTTGGCTATATCCGCGTGGACGATGTGCCCGCAGCTCTCGAGAAAGCCCGCGCTTCGGGCGCGACTGTGCTGATGGAAGGCAATGAAGTGCCGGGCGTCGGCCCGTTTGCCATGCTGCACGATCCCGAAGGCGCATTCTATTACATTATCGATGACCAGTCAGGTGAGGAAAGCCACGCTTTCTCAACGCACGAACCGAAAGTGGGCCATTGCGCATGGAACGAGTTGATGGCGGGCGACAAAGCAGCCGAGATATCCTTCTACAGCAACCAGTTCGGCTGGAGCGTAGCAGAGACGATGAATATGGGACCGATGGGTACTTACGACATGCTGAAGTGCGGTGCGGATCGCGATTTCATGTTCGGCGGCATGATGGCCCGGCCACCGGCGATGCCGGTCTCGATGTGGACATTCTATTTCCGCGTGCCGGACATTCACGCCGCTGCCGACTATGTGAAAGACAGGGGCGGCGAGATCCTCAACGGCCCCATGGAAGTGCCCGGCGGTGACATGTGTATCAATGCGATGGACCCGCAGGGTGCGATGTTCTCCATCATCGGATCGCCGGGAGACAAACAGTGA
- the cobS gene encoding cobaltochelatase subunit CobS: MNEMTNSTETGTTVMAAPDTEVDVRETFGIDIDMKVQAFSKADERVPDTDESYVFDPDTTLAILAGFAHNRRVMIQGYHGTGKSTHIEQVAARLNWPTVRINLDAHISRIDLIGRDAIVLRDGLQVTEFREGLLPWALQHPVALVFDEYDAGRPDVMFVIQRVLEQAGKLTLLDQNRVIRPDPHFRLFATANTVGLGDTSGLYHGTQAINQGQMDRWNIVVGLNYLPAETEREIVGAKTTLGADLVADMIRVADLSRQGFMNGDISTVMSPRTVITWAQNTEIFGDPGFAFRLSFLNKCDEAERMLVAEYYQRVFGTELPESVVSKD, from the coding sequence ATGAATGAGATGACAAACAGCACCGAAACCGGAACCACCGTGATGGCCGCGCCCGACACCGAAGTCGATGTGCGCGAGACCTTTGGCATCGATATCGACATGAAAGTGCAGGCCTTTTCCAAGGCCGATGAACGCGTGCCCGATACCGACGAAAGCTACGTTTTCGATCCGGACACGACGCTGGCGATCCTGGCTGGCTTTGCCCACAATCGCCGCGTGATGATCCAGGGGTATCACGGCACGGGTAAGTCGACTCACATCGAACAGGTTGCCGCCCGCCTCAACTGGCCGACTGTTCGCATTAATCTCGACGCGCATATCAGCCGTATCGATCTTATCGGCCGCGATGCCATTGTGCTGCGTGACGGCTTGCAGGTGACTGAATTCCGCGAAGGCCTTCTGCCGTGGGCTTTGCAGCATCCAGTCGCATTGGTGTTCGACGAATATGACGCTGGCCGACCGGACGTGATGTTCGTGATCCAGCGTGTGCTGGAACAGGCGGGCAAGCTGACTTTGCTCGACCAGAACCGCGTGATCCGCCCGGACCCGCATTTCCGCCTCTTCGCGACCGCCAACACCGTCGGTCTCGGCGATACCAGCGGCCTTTATCACGGCACGCAGGCGATCAACCAGGGCCAGATGGACCGCTGGAATATCGTGGTCGGCCTGAATTACCTGCCTGCCGAAACCGAGCGCGAGATCGTGGGCGCGAAAACGACGCTGGGTGCGGATCTGGTGGCGGATATGATCCGCGTGGCAGACCTCAGCCGTCAGGGCTTCATGAACGGCGATATCTCAACCGTGATGAGCCCGCGTACGGTGATCACCTGGGCGCAGAACACCGAAATCTTCGGCGATCCTGGCTTTGCCTTCCGGCTCAGCTTTCTCAACAAGTGTGATGAGGCAGAGCGGATGCTGGTCGCAGAATATTACCAGCGCGTATTCGGCACCGAATTGCCTGAAAGCGTCGTCTCCAAAGACTGA
- a CDS encoding M28 family peptidase, with product MKKLTVLATLAASLLATPLAAQDALSDRATLENDVRILADDDMEGREAGTPGYDRAAEYVAGRFADIGLQPGGDDGSWYQNFELVRVRQARDTSVAIVDADGNSRKVDYGTDIVGGGLPNAGSGRFEAEMVFVGYGYDRPDLGFDDMSGVDLEGKIALWVYGSPEGLDPLETRILQNQATARLAERGAIGAIMLWTPELSSRIPFERGAPFFAGVGGLTWLGPDGVPGHLVEGPQVSLVASEELSRALLEGEQISIDEVSASQANGMTPLPSFEIGSRARISFANEIEPALETSNVIGMLPGTDPALADQYVVVTAHLDHEGISRYPTEDGDRIFNGAMDNATGVSALMEMARLMRAEPGRRPLLFVALGAEELGLIGSSYHAANPGLEQGELVANVNVDMPVLTWPFSDIVAFGSDRSNLGPHVASAVSEYGLELVPDPNPGEAFFFRSDQYSYVERGIPAVYVELGFGNDGEAAQTSFLSTHYHQPSDEADLIEYEQLGRFTDIAYLVLRNVSNMDARPGWLPEEYFGRAFGGHIAEGE from the coding sequence ATGAAAAAACTGACTGTTCTGGCCACTTTGGCTGCATCATTGCTGGCAACGCCGCTCGCCGCGCAGGACGCGCTTTCCGATCGCGCGACGCTGGAGAATGATGTTCGCATCCTTGCCGATGATGACATGGAAGGGCGCGAAGCGGGCACTCCCGGATATGATCGCGCTGCGGAGTATGTCGCCGGACGTTTTGCCGATATCGGCCTGCAGCCGGGCGGGGATGACGGCAGCTGGTATCAGAATTTCGAGCTGGTCCGCGTCCGTCAGGCGCGCGACACCAGCGTTGCCATCGTCGATGCGGACGGCAATTCGCGCAAAGTGGATTACGGCACGGATATTGTCGGCGGCGGCCTGCCCAATGCGGGTAGTGGCCGATTTGAAGCCGAAATGGTCTTCGTCGGCTATGGCTATGACCGGCCCGACCTTGGCTTTGACGATATGTCGGGTGTCGATCTGGAGGGCAAGATTGCCCTTTGGGTTTATGGTTCGCCCGAAGGCCTCGATCCGCTCGAAACGCGCATCCTGCAAAATCAGGCAACCGCGCGCCTTGCAGAGCGCGGTGCGATCGGTGCGATCATGCTGTGGACGCCCGAACTTTCGTCGCGCATTCCCTTTGAACGTGGCGCGCCATTCTTTGCTGGCGTGGGTGGGCTGACCTGGCTCGGCCCGGATGGTGTACCGGGTCATCTGGTTGAAGGCCCGCAGGTCTCGCTCGTGGCATCGGAAGAACTGTCGCGTGCCTTGCTCGAAGGTGAGCAGATTTCCATCGATGAAGTGTCCGCATCGCAGGCCAATGGCATGACGCCGCTGCCGAGCTTTGAAATTGGATCGCGCGCACGGATCAGCTTCGCCAATGAAATCGAGCCCGCGCTCGAAACCTCCAATGTCATCGGCATGCTGCCCGGTACCGATCCGGCGCTGGCAGACCAATATGTTGTGGTGACCGCTCACCTCGATCACGAAGGCATTTCGCGCTATCCGACCGAGGATGGGGACCGCATCTTCAATGGTGCGATGGACAATGCGACCGGCGTCTCGGCGTTGATGGAAATGGCCCGATTGATGCGCGCAGAGCCGGGCCGTCGCCCGCTGCTGTTTGTCGCGCTTGGCGCAGAAGAACTGGGCCTGATCGGATCATCCTACCACGCTGCAAATCCCGGCTTGGAGCAGGGCGAATTGGTGGCGAATGTGAACGTCGACATGCCTGTGCTCACATGGCCCTTCAGCGACATTGTGGCCTTTGGTTCGGACCGATCCAACCTCGGCCCGCATGTCGCATCTGCGGTGAGCGAATACGGTCTAGAACTCGTCCCCGATCCGAATCCGGGTGAGGCATTCTTCTTCCGTTCGGACCAGTATTCCTATGTCGAGCGCGGCATCCCGGCTGTCTATGTGGAGCTCGGCTTCGGCAACGATGGGGAGGCTGCGCAGACGTCCTTCCTTTCGACCCATTACCACCAGCCTTCGGACGAAGCCGATTTGATCGAGTATGAGCAGCTCGGCCGCTTTACCGACATCGCTTATCTGGTGCTGCGCAATGTCTCCAACATGGATGCACGCCCCGGCTGGCTGCCGGAAGAGTATTTCGGTCGGGCTTTCGGCGGGCATATCGCAGAAGGCGAATAG